The proteins below come from a single Miscanthus floridulus cultivar M001 chromosome 1, ASM1932011v1, whole genome shotgun sequence genomic window:
- the LOC136551174 gene encoding probable protein phosphatase 2C 68, translating to MRRATAAPGCGTRSGQRPSGAGGGGSRRRVSGGSALTRGWATGWAGAAAARRGSKAAGGGVRVQCERAASSRAVLALVCSSHVIVANYGDSRAVLCRGKQPLALSVDHKPNREDEYARIEAQGGKVINWNGYRVLGVLAMSRSIDDAGAAAVAAAEERGGAKLLWFVVVVCGVRRSAARGPGAGPQPGAAAAGRDGHVNVIAAVQETLIDHLPC from the exons ATGCGGCGCGCGACTGCTGCTCCGGGGTGCGGGACCAGGAGCGGGCAGCGCCCATCgggagcgggcggcggcggctcccGGCGGCGGGTCTCCGGCGGCAGCGCCCTGACGCGCGGTTGGGCTACAGGgtgggcgggcgcggcggccgcacGGCGGGGCAGCAAGGCGGCAGGCGGCGGCGTCCGTGTGCAGTGCGAGCGCGCGGCCTCCTCGCGAGCGGTGCTTGCGCTCGTCTGCTCATCGCACGTCATCGTTGCCAATTACGGCGACTCGCGAGCGGTGCTCTGCCGGGGCAAGCAGCCCCTGGCGCTGTCCGTGGACCATAAA CCAAACAGGGAAGATGAGTATGCAAGGATTGAGGCCCAGGGAGGCAAGGTCATCAATTGGAATGGCTATCGAGTTCTCGGTGTTCTTGCCATGTCCCGGTCAATTG ATGACGCCGGCGCTGCTGCAGTTGCTGCCGCCGAAGAGCGAGGAGGAGCGAAGCTGCTCTGGTTTGTCGTCGTCGTCTGTGGTGTTCGACGCAGCGCCGCCCGTGGGCCTGGGGCTGGACCTCAACCTGGCGCTGCTGCCGCCGGCCGAGATGGTCATGTGAATGTGATTGCCGCCGTCCAGGAGACTCTAATCGATCACCTTCCGTGCTAG
- the LOC136551048 gene encoding uncharacterized protein encodes MEDFCVVCADTLEWVAYGSCGHRDVCSTCVARLRFVMDDKKCCICKTVCPFVFVTKAMGEYTRVVTDFSVFPSGVNEGKAGDFWYHEDTQAYFDDADHYRMIRAMCRLSCSVCDSAEDQVALAAQAKRRSKFRSIDQLKGHLFHQHRLHMCNLCLEGRKVFICEQKLYSRSQLAQHMKTGDSEVDGSEVERNGFAGHPMCEFCKSSFYGDNELYMHMSREHYSCHICQRQHPGQYDYFRNYDDLEMHFRKDHFLCEDEACLAQKFVVFPSEAELKRHNAMEHGGRMSRSQRNAALQIPTSFIYRRNEQEQRRGRGRGRNALHDGSDSHISSSAQNGADGHAGRLDNVSGSFQSLSIGSNSGGAEAGQGSRTGRVLEQLSFPPLLDPDIPDNSVDSFHDETSFPSLSEQQSRYALALNQSARGTARLGDESLFPPLPGSSNNRGAASAQQGLQSLARSTLAARLQQRSKGPVKLLNTARPRPSENLEVLSSSTQTWPTPDQGLLSGSSQLRSGTQPTREIGSMPAVSSNTVWNPVATNKTKHYVSTPNLVPGGSSAQASSSSAYGSNRSQDPPQGNQTLPVAEDVRAANKSLVERMRSALGMDEDRYSAFKEIAGEYRQGIIDTSEYLSYVEQFGLSHLVPEMARLLPDPQKQRELADAYYTNTRFKSLQENGGGTSSQEGNRKKKGKGKAPVTERSAANDVKGGALADNILDTVRRLQSNHQAQEGEAEVLSKDGYRPSKGVQLAAGPSSNLDSSSGAKDNTGKGGGNKQPKKTSKFLRARLGDNSLATLDLSRPSASPERPERESQGPETGLPVRGAWKNGEGQKLFLSNVRK; translated from the exons ATGGAAGACTTCTGCGTGGTGTGCGCCGATACGCTGGAGTGGGTGGCGTACGGATCGTGCGGGCACCGCGACGTGTGCTCCACCTGCGTCGCCCGCCTCCGTTTCGTGATGGACGATAAGAAGTGCTGCATCTGCAAGACCGTATGCCCCTTCGTCTTCGTCACTAAG GCCATGGGTGAATACACTAGAGTGGTGACTGATTTCTCAGTGTTCCCCAGTGGGGTAAATGAGGGCAAAGCTGGGGATTTCTGGTACCATGAGGATACACAGGCATACTTTGACGACGCGGACCACTACCGGATGATACGGGCAATGTGTCGACTTTCTTGTAGTGTTTGTGACAGTGCAGAAGATCAGGTTGCCCTTGCTGCTCAAGCAAAGCGCAGAAGCAAGTTCAGGAGCATCGATCAACTAAAGGGACATTTATTCCATCAACATAGGTTGCACATGTGCAATCTTTGCTTGGAGGGGAGGAAG GTGTTCATTTGTGAACAAAAGCTTTATTCAAGGTCACAGTTAGCTCAACATATGAAGACTGGTGACTCTGAAGTGGATGGCTCTGAGGTAGAGCGCAACGGTTTTGCTGGGCATCCAATGTGTGAGTTTTGCAAAAGTTCATTTTATGGAGATAATGAGCTTTACATGCATATGTCCAGGGAACACTATTCTTGCCACATATGCCAGAG GCAGCATCCTGGGCAGTATGACTATTTTCGGAACTATGATGACCTTGAG ATGCATTTTCGAAAAGATCATTTCCTCTGTGAAGATGAAGCATGTTTGGCACAGAAGTTTGTTGTCTTCCCGAGTGAAGCGGAGCTGAAG AGGCATAATGCTATGGAGCACGGTGGGCGGATGTCTCGTTCTCAGAGGAATGCTGCACTTCAG ATACCTACCAGTTTTATATATCGAAGAAATGAGCAAGAACAACGGCGTGGCAGAGGTAGGGGGCGTAATGCTCTCCATGATGGATCTGACAGTCATATCTCATCATCTGCACAAAACGGCGCCGATGGCCACGCAGGCCGTCTTGATAATGTTTCAGGGTCGTTTCAGTCATTAAGTATTGGATCTAATTCTGGGGGAGCTGAAGCTGGCCAAGGCTCCAGGACTGGACGAGTGCTCGAACAGTTGTCCTTCCCACCTCTTTTAGACCCAGATATTCCTGACAACAGCGTTGATTCTTTTCATGATGAAACCTCATTTCCTTCATTATCAGAGCAGCAATCCAGGTATGCACTAGCTCTCAATCAGAGTGCAAGGGGCACTGCAAGGCTTGGGGATGAGTCACTGTTCCCCCCTTTGCCTGGGTCTAGTAACAATAGGGGTGCTGCTTCAGCCCAACAGGGACTACAAAGTCTAGCCAGGAGCACACTTGCAGCAAGACTTCAACAACGTAGCAAGGGCCCTGTGAAGTTACTTAATACTGCTCGGCCTCGTCCCTCTGAAAATCTTGAAGTCCTCTCTAGTTCCACCCAGACATGGCCTACACCTGATCAGGGGCTACTCTCTGGATCTTCTCAGCTTCGATCTGGAACTCAACCAACAAGAGAGATTGGGTCCATGCCAGCTGTCTCCAGTAACACAGTGTGGAATCCTGTTGCTACAAACAAGACGAAGCACTATGTTTCTACGCCTAATCTTGTGCCTGGTGGCTCCTCTGCCCAAGCATCATCAAGTTCAGCTTATGGTAGCAACAGAAGTCAAGATCCTCCTCAAGGTAACCAAACTTTGCCTGTTGCAGAGGATGTCCGTGCTGCAAACAAATCTCTGGTTGAAAGAATGCGTTCTGCTCTGGGAATGGATGAGGACAGGTACTCTGCATTCAAAGAGATTGCTGGTGAATACCGTCAAGGTATAATAGATACTTCGGAGTATCTTTCATATGTCGAGCAGTTTGGACTCTCACACCTTGTTCCTGAAATGGCTAGGCTATTACCTGATCCTCAAAAACAGAGGGAACTTGCTGATGCATATTATACAAATACACGGTTTAAAAGCCTCCAAGAAAATGGAGGTGGAACTAGCTCACAAGAGGGCAACCGTaaaaagaaggggaaggggaaagcTCCTGTCACAGAAAGAAGTGCTGCTAATGATGTGAAGGGTGGTGCACTAGCAGATAACATTCTGGACACTGTAAGAAGGCTTCAATCAAACCACCAGGCTCAGGAAGGAGAGGCTGAGGTGCTGTCGAAGGATGGGTATCGACCGTCCAAGGGGGTCCAACTGGCAGCTGGACCTTCATCTAATCTGGACAGTTCATCTGGTGCAAAAGATAACACAGGCAAGGGAGGAGGCAATAAGCAACCAAAGAAGACATCAAAGTTTCTCAGAGCTCGTTTAGGTGACAACTCATTAGCCACGCTTGATTTAAGTCGCCCTAGTGCAAGCCCTGAACGTCCTGAAAGGGAATCACAAGGCCCAGAGACGGGGTTGCCAGTGCGAGGTGCTTGGAAAAATGGTGAAGGTCAGAAACTCTTTTTGAGCAATGTACGGAAGTAA